In Besnoitia besnoiti strain Bb-Ger1 chromosome I, whole genome shotgun sequence, the genomic window CACTGCAGATCGAAGGTGGATAGTGCTGTGGTTACTGTACTCCGTCGGTCGACCTAAAAGGTCCGCTTTACCTGCACCGAGTCAAAAAAGGTTGTTCTATGTATACATGGCTAAGTGGACTCGAAGTCCCTTTGGTGGTATTCGTCCTTTGCGCACAGACTGCCATTCCTGACTCTCCACTGGCAAGTGTGCGCACGGGCCTCGACTCCGGAATCGATCTGTTGAGCGAAAGGTCACTTCTTGCGAGTCCGTGCCTCGGACACACGCATCTGCCCGCCACATCCGCTGTCAGTGTTTTCTCAGCGCCTTCCATGCTCTCGAGTCCCAGAGCCTGGAGACGCTCCAACGCGATGTCGGTCCGCACCCGCGCGTacggacgcgcgccgcctctctgtgcCTGGAGCGCCAGCGGTGCCTGCTGAGGCGTCTGTCGGGGTCTCCGGCaacgccgcctctgcagtctcCCGTTCCTCTGTTGCACGCTTTGCCGAGTCTCTCTTGGTGTCTGTTTACCTCGTCGGAAGTGGCGACGATCGCTGCCATGTCGTCGTTCGTCATTTCGCcagccggcgtcgcgctgcccACGCCGACGATTCTGCAGCCTGTCAGCCCGCACGAGACGGCGCCGGGAGacctctctttctcggcggcggcgagaccACCGCGAAGTGCAAAGTCGTGTCGTCctgcgctcgctcgcccAAGGAGCGGTTTTTTCTGCACAGGCGAAGCGAGaacggagggcgaggcgaaccccgcgccggcgccgcgtcgcgccaaccagtgcgcgcagcgcgaggctgtGCCCACCCGCCTAGAGGAGGACAAGAAAGAAGAGTtaagcgcggaggcgctcgccgcgcctccgcgctcggaGGAGGTGAAGGCCCCAAGGGCggttgccgccgcctcggcggcacATCGGGTGTCTGTAGTCTGCGTGCTCGGAGGGGGTGCGCTGTCGAGAGCGGCAAGCGACACCTGGAAGAGCAGGGGCTTGAGTCTGGAACAGCTGACAGTGCTTAAAGTCCGGACTGAGTTGGGCGAAAGAATGGAGCCATGCAACTCGTCGGGGGCGCTcacctcgcctgcgcgcgccggcgacacaCGGGGTGCCTCCAGCGGGCGAGATGAAGCGAGCCGAGGAGTCGCCTTcagggaggcgacgaccCGAGGCTCGCAGAGGGTCACAAGACAGAGAGGGAAGGCAATCAggaaaagaagcgaagacagagagaaggatCTGCGGGATATCTCTACACAGTGCGCCaagaggcgtccgcgcgaaCCCGAGGCCAGCGGGTTAGTGCGGCGCGCAAAGAGCAAGTCATCCCCTGCGTGTTGAAAAGGCCTCTCCCCGAGTTCGAAGGAATGCGGGGGGAGGTGAGAGGCAGGGCATTGCCTCGCAGCGATGCGAGCTCCCATGGTGATGGAGGCGGGTCCGCGGGAGAGGCATCGACGGCTGAGCAACTGCGAAGGGCTTCACGTTCCCCCCTGTCCCCCAACAAGGTCGGATGCAAAAGTTGGAACGAAGGGCGTGACGCTAAAAACCTATAAATCTGGAGAGAAAGCCACGGGAGATAGTCAGCGCGGAGGGGCACGTCCGTGCAGGCCAGACCCCGGCGCAGGGACCCGCGCAAAGCGAGACGCGGGAGAGGGCAGAAGCAATTCCTTCTACCTCAGCTTCATCGAGGCGTCATGCCACCACGCCTTGCTCCAGACTCTCGGGATATCAGGGAGGCAGCTGGAAAAACGCCGCACCTTCATTCCACCAGGCGGGGCCGAATGCGTCGTGGCGGCGTGAGGCGTTCGGGGGGCCGGCGCAGGGGCCTGACTCCGAGTGTGAAATCGTAGATTGCACTCGCAAGGCAAGAACAACGAAGCCAGAAAAACAATAACAAGCAGTAGGAGCTCTCGTTACACTGAGGATGACGGCGAAAACGCGACGAACAGCACAGGACTGTTGCTCTTCGTCGCGGTGTCTTGTGAGCATGCGTAGAGCGCGCAGAGCCGGGGATACACACTGGAAGCGGGGCTTCCTTTTGTCTCAGGAGTGTAGGTTTTTGGAGAGAGACAGTAGAGAAGACAGCAGGAAAACGATGGTCAAGACGAATTCCCTTTGTCTCCAGAAAATCTCGACCGCATCCAGCGACACTCCTCGGCGGAGCTGCGTGTGCTGCGAAAAATTACACGTATAATGGACCTGGAAACAAGAGGACGAACCGAAGATTCCATGGGAATTCGAGGCTGGCAATTGCCGAGTAGTCAGGTGTTCGCAGACGGCTCCAATCGGTAGACGCTTAAGCATCTAAATAGCCGCGAGATCCAGAAGACAGGCACAGCAGAGGAAGCCGGAGGATCTCAGATCCCCTGGTTCGTGCGGGCTATGTGCACGCGCCACACTCAAAGTTTGGCGTGGATTCGTCGCGCGTTCGAAGTATTTCATGTGTTTTGGCACTGCGCGCACTGCGCTTGGCTTCACTGCCTTTACACGAAACCTGCAATGCAGATGGAATGCCACCCGTTGACCGCCATCAAACACTCTGAGGAGCGAGAcacagcagcagcctgcTTGTCCCGTCTCCAGCTGTTAACCACGCGCCTGCCCACCTTCCGCGCGTAGATCGGGCCTGCACTTGGTTTGAGAGGCTTGGAGGCCGAGCCCTTGCGAAGCGCCCCTCCACCGCTCGCAGCGCGGGTCTGGAGGCTCGCTCACGATGGAGGCTTCGTACCTCGACGCCGTGCGACCGCGATGGAGGTTGATTGCTTCTCAACATCCGAAATTATTGTTCCAGCCCTTCCGACTTGCTACTGGATGTGATTCTTGAATTTTTTCACCAGTGTGCGGCGGTTTTCTGGTGTATGGACACCCCGAGCTCTTGTCGAATTCGAAGTTTCGACTCTCCGCCGAGTGCTAGAGCGTGCCGTTGCCAGCGTGCGCTTCGCACAGCCGCGCTGACGGGGCCCAGTTTCCTCTGTACGCGACGAGACTGCGCGCCCAACAAGAGAGTTGAATGCAAAAGCTCGCGTGTGCATACACTGACAAGCAGTGGAGGACAGAACATCCTGTTAAAGAGGGCAACATTTGGTTGTATCGTGCGGATGCTCGCCCCTGCCATCTTCCCTAACCACAGGTTTCTCAGACGGTTCatgtcgctctctcccctTGTGCATCTGTGCATGTGTGAGCGCTGTCGCGCTGGGATCCACACCTTTTTCCCTTGCGCTGCAGCTGGTTGTCATTCCTTGCCGGTCGACGTTGCCTCTTGGAGCTCAAACGAAAGCATTCTGCAAAACACGAAACGTTTTTCTGCACCTTCGCTGACGAACTGCGATCCAGGTACCAATTCGACGTTGGGAAAGAGCTAACCGGCGTGCAGTGAGCCTGCGGAGCCACGCCGTTTATGCCGCGACGCTCACCGCGGATTGTCGTGCTACGCGCATCCGTGACTGTCTGCAGTCTTGCTCTCCTCTTCAGCTCGTAGCTGCACATTTAGGTTACCAGACTTCGGTTTCAGTCTTCACTTGCATCCGCGCTTCGGTGCGTTGGCGGTGGCGGTGGCGGTGGCGGTGGTGGTGCTCTGCGTTCCCTTGAGAGAcggctcgccagccgcggtcgccgcccgcgaccaGACCATTCCGGTTCGCCCACGGCGCTTCCAGCGTTCCCGGCAAAAACTTATATCCGCATATGACTGGGACATGCGTCATTTGTCGTTTTAGAGTTGCTAAGTTTGTCTCGAATGGTGGTCGTTTGCATCCCCGCGCAAATGCGCCGTGTGCCttaccccccccccccccccccgccccctgcgcctcacgcaggcgcagctgtcgcACTCGCTAGTTCATCGCCGTTTCCGCTGACTTGCCTTCTTGAGAGTCGATCGCTGAACTTCCGACGCACACCCGCCTGCCGGGACCTCAGGGTGCCGTAGATCCACGGATGGGCCTCATGCACCTCGTGGGGGTTGAGATGGACGCCGACCCTCCCGATGCGTTCTGTCGTGatgtgcgtgtgcgcagaTCTCCTCTACAGAGATGTCCCTCCCGGAGaacgcctctgcggccgttGACGCCGAGAAAGAGATGCAGCCCAGCGAGGTCGCCGCCGAccagggcgccggcgcgcacgaggtctccgcggcgcccgaagtcttcgcggcgcccgaggtctccgcgacgcccgaggtctccgcgacgcccgaggtctccgcgacgcccgaagtctccgcgacgcccgaggtctccgcggcgcccgaggtctccgcggcgcccgaggtctccgcgacgcccgaagtctccgcgacgcccgaggtctccgcggcgcccgaggtctccgcggcgcccgaagtctccgcgacgcccgaggtctccgcgacgcccgagGTCTCCGCCGGGCCCGAAatctccgcgacgcccgaggtctccgcgacgcccgaagtctccgcgacgcccgaggtctccgcgacgcccgagGTCTCCGCCGGGCCCGAAATCTACTCGACGCccgaggtctccgcggcgcccgaggtCTCCGCCGGGCCCGAAatctccgcgacgcccgaggtctccgcgacacccgaggtctccgcgacgcccggGGTCTCCGCCGGGCCCGAAatctccgcgacgcccgaggtctccgcgacgcccgaagtctccgcggcgcccgaggtctccgccgggcccgaggtctccgccgggcccgaggtctccgccgggtccgaggtctccgcggcgtccgaggtctccgcggcgcccgaggtctccgcgtcggccgaggtctccgcggcgtgcaAAGTCTCCGCGGCATCAGGGGCGACCCTCACCAGCCCGAGCATGAAGCCTGCGCAGGCTTCGATGCCGGCGGGGGATCCCGCGACGCcaagcgcggctgcggcctcgcgcgcctccccccaGAGGAGGTCGGCGCCCACCAGCCCCGCCTCCGGCCCCAAGCGCGTGATGCCCACGCTGATTGGCCTCGGCAGGCAAGAGCCGCCACTTCTTGAGGGCGGCACGAATGCAATGCCTTCAGAAGCGCCGCTCGAGgagcaggcgggcgccgaggatGAGAAGGCGTCTTCTGACGCCGCCAACCAggctgcgacggcggccgcccaGGACATCGCAGACGCTGTGAGACCCTGGAGAAGAACGGAGCTCCCCGACGGATGGTGCGGCTCCGGCCGCACTGTGCTTCTCCCGACGTCCACTCCGGTTCCTGCGGACACCTGGAGGTAAGTGAGCAGCTGCTGTGAGAGAGATGAGAGCCCTTTTTTTCCAGCTTCGCGGCGACTGTGTGCGTGCATCGTAGGTGACCTGCTTCCCGAATGTGAAGGCGTGGGGAGCACCGGCGCGTGTTCTCACAGAGTCCGCCGATCTGGTTCTGTTGTTTTTTCCGGAATCGTCCGCAAGCTCGCAGTGTCTCGTTTTGAAGGCCTCCTCTTTGAAAATACATATTGATTACAAAGCTCATTTCCACTCAGCCAGGCGGCGAAGTAGTAGGTTTAGCATCGCGACGGTTAGTAGCTGACTTGAGAGAGAAGCCAGCGTCTAAACTTTCTGTGTCACTGGAACGAGTTTTTACTGCCGGGGTGCGTCTCAACTTCCCCACGTCTAGTGCGAGGGTTTCCCGCGCGCGGAACGCCCGCCGTACAGCTCGACCGGCAGCGGctggagaggcagctgcgccgcagatTCGGCGTCCGACCTGTCGCGACCTCTCGTATGTGGGCTACCAGTCGCGGCCAACTCAAGAATGACCTCCACGACGCGTTGATGCCCACTGCTTCAACGTTTTCTAGACATTCTGTGTGGCGCCGTGAGCATGCCGTTGAGGGAGGGTTtgcgcgtcgaggcgcggcgtTCACGGCCTCGACGAGCTTGTCTCtggtgcgtctgcgcagatACGCGGGCCCCGACTGCAAGGTGGTGATGACGCGCGTCCGTCGCTACCCtctcgccgaggcgccgctcaGGGAACAGCTCAACGTCGCCcgggagcgaggcggcctcATCGGCGCTGTGaaagcagctgccgccggcggtgAGTCTGACTCTATgcgcgccgcatgcaaacgtatcgcgagcgcggcgcccgcgctgggCGTCTGGGCGTCTGGGCGTCGCTCAGAGTTGAGGCAAACGCTAGGatgccggcgacgcgcacctCATAGACGTGGGGCCAAAGTTTAGCCTCGCAGCTCTTTGCGCAAGGGAATCTGAGGCGCTAAGGCGCTAGACGTTCGTTGGCACGTGCCTCAGCCGCACTCGCCGGCCTTGCCGCTCCAGGTGTCTCCTCCCGAGTTCGcctgtccgccgcgccgttgGGTGGCGACTGGCGACCGgggcgcgagacgacgcaggcatTCAGCCGCGACCGCTGGCGTGGTGCACGCCCACCGGTTTCCTGTGTTCACCGCGAAGAACGCGCCTTTTTGTGTGCTGTCTTCTGTTGAAGGGAGTCGCCAGGGCGTCAGCCCCAGTTTGCGACGCCTGTCGAGAGGGGACGCGCTTCAGAGCCGggactgcgccgcgcgcctgcgggcagTGTGCGACGACGCCTTGCGCGGGTTCGCATGTGCTTCAATTGCAGTATGATTGGGATTGCATGCCTGGTAACTTATGTGACTTATACTATGATTCCCATTGATGAGAGGAGAAAATGAAATAGAGTAAATATTAGAGTAAAATTCCAGCTTCTTCTGGGGAGTACGTACTACGAGTTGAgctactggtttagatccTCTAGCTCGTTGGTCCGTCGGAGTGTCAGTCGTTTTTCCCCTATCCTTCTTCCAAgcgtgtgcgcatgcggTTTTCAGAGGGGCACTGCGCTGTGCGCACAGAAGACTTCTGCGGCTGGGCGGAGCAAACGATTTGCGGCTGCGAGCCAGCTCAGGAGTACCCAGTCGTCGAGATTCGCACCTCCGACGTGAGCAGCCTTCCGCAGTCGAttcccgcgccgctgcctcgaaCGGGGCAGATCGCCGACACGCAGAGTCTCCactcctcgcgcagcagcctctcgctcgtcgccggcgaggtGGCCGCCTTGGAgccgcgcttctccgtctcgctgtcgctgaaAGCTGGCtcggaggcgcggggcgaacaggcctcgcgcgactcGGCGAGCAGTGAGCGGCTCGCCAAGAGCGAACTTGAAcgcctctccagcgccggcgacgccggttCCCAGGAAACAGTCCCCGAGCCTGAGCCCGCAGCTGAGGCGGAGGTGGCGTGAGACAAATTTCAGGTTCGCGTCTGGCTGCGTGCCTCGCAGGACAACCAGACGTCCATTCCGCgaaggagggagggggggggggggaatgATGTATGGATCTCAGGAAGGAGTTGGATGCTCGCCACGCCGTGACGAGGATCCTTGGTGAACGCGCAGACGATCGTGTGTTGGAAAAGTCTTTGACTACCATTGTGTGACTGTGTGCTGTGTCTCGTGGTGAGGGACGTTTCTAGACTCCCGCGAGGTGCTGCGGAGAAAATGTTACAGAGCGGGTTTCTGTTTTATTCCCGCATCCGCAGGCTACATCGCGGAGTGCATGCGACCTCTAAACACGTCGGAGTGCCCACGTGCTGCGGCAAAGAGCTAGCCTCCAGTTcatgtcgccgccgcgcggaaagCATACACGCGACGCAGTTCCTACTCGAGCCGAGGGACAACCAAATAGCCGCGGAACGCGCAGCACAAACATAAGTATtcgcacatatacatatatgtatatggtTATGTATGTGGATATgaatacatgcatatattatatatgtgtatgtagtCATAGCATCGGCAGGCAGTCACTGAGCACACAAGTATTCCCTGAGTCCGTTTCGAGTCGAAACAGGCTGCCGTGCTCTCTCACCGACACAACGGAAAGAGTTTTCGAAACCCTACACCCTAGAACAACAGTGCCCGCCCTGCCTTCCCGCGGATGTGCGGTAGCGCGCCTGTAAAAAGTTTGCgagcgaaaaaaacaaaaaaaaaactcgcGAAATCGCGCGTTCTCCAGTCCCGCCAGGCACGGGCACCGAGATGACGCAGAGCGACGATCCGCGAACCTGCCAACCGTAAAAACCTGTCGCTagctctgcatgcggcgcgcaTGCTGAATTGCATCTGAATTTCTATGAAGATCTCGTAGGCGAAACGAGAAGTCGCACACCCGTTGCCCGCCTTCGAGGGATCTTTCGCGACCTCGTTCTTCTCTGAGTGTGAATGGAAGGAgaaacgcgcgaggcgcgatcAGGAAAGCAGCAGAGACTGCCGCGAAGCAAAGGTCGTTGTGAAGGCAGTGAACTCcaaagagagagcgaagaagaggacagAACGCAAACCGCgtcagacgaagaagcgcgcaggcagagctCGATCAGGACACTGCGACCTCACGCGGCCTGCCTAATGGCCTGAAAAATCTGCTGAAGaatctccgcgtcctcctggggagcgcgtgccgcgcccttctcgagaagcgcctctcgcgttgGTACCGTCCCTGCCTGCAgaccgccgcggaaggcgcaggacAAACAGACAATGAagaagcgcctccacgcggaaaaaaagcatggacagagagaggagaaaccCTAACTGGGCAGCGCGGTGCTGGAGAGGTCTGTTTCGAGCTTGGCGTCATGTGAATTGGCGATAATCGCTCACGCCTGTCTCTCAGTTGAATCTTTTCAGTCCGCACATGTTTGAAGGATGAGATTAACCAACACGGctcgagcgacgcgggcAACACCGCGCCAGCCTCGACGTGTCAGTGCGTGAAGAGAAGCGTTTGTCGAGCGTTTTATGTCTGCGGAAATGACACCAACTcgaagcagagagcgccCGCAAACCTCCTGACcaaggcgcggcgagaggcggggTGGCGCGTGCAGAGACTCGCGCGAACTCACCAGCATGAGCGCTCTCAAACCTTCCAAGTCGCGGTTTTCCGCGAGTCCGAGCCAGTCGAATTTTCCTAAAAAACAAAAATAAAAGCAGGGTACTGCGCACGATGTCTGCGCGAGGCCAGTTAAGCATCCACGGCGCGTGGGCGCCCGCCCAATCCCCGAGACCGCTCGTTTTCTTTCGCCTTCTCAGCCGACGACGCTCAACGCCACCCAGAGGCACGATGTCAAAAGTGCACTCGTCCAGTCTTCTATACAGAGCGCAGTTCGTATACATACTCAtagatatacacatatatgtatatacctAAACCTTAAACTAAAAGGCCTTACCGAGAGAAATCACCGCGCTGCGGACGTAGTACCAGAGGTGCGACGCCAAGGGGTTGAGAGATAATGCAGTGAGGTAGTACTGAAGCGCCCGCTCGGTGTCGCCTGCAGCAAGGAAGGAAAACAAATCAAAACATACAAAGCAGCACGAACGGGAGTTCGACCATCTGCCCGGCGTGTAGGGATTATATAAATCGCGATCCacgtaaatatatataaatacataaatatatttatatatatatatatatatatatatatatatatatagttataTATGCACGTATGAATATGCATGTGCGGCGTCGTGGCGTGAGGCCTGCGCCGGACAGAGCGACAGCGGGCGCGACAGACAGAGCCACCTTCTActccagaggcaggcgctcCTACCTCGGGCAAACGACCCGCGATCCGAAAGCGAATAACTCAACTCGAATAAAGAAAGACATTATAGTAGCTATGGAGACAACTTGAAGGCAGCAACTCAAGCAAGAGAAAGAACTCACCAAGATTCGagtgcgcgacgccgagattCGTCCACGCCCGCGGGTAATTGGGACGCATCGCGAGCGTCTGGCCGtaggcgagcagcgccgcagccgagcgcCCCGAGTTCGCGAGCGTCGCGCCGATCTTATTCCAcagactcgccgcgcgccttccagaactgaaaaacagagaagaggcCAACAACGCGGGACAACGCGATACAGCGAGAGCAAAAACGAGACGAAACGAGCAGAAATATCCGCGCTAGGCCCGCGGGCGGGTTGACAGGAGAgggagcagaggcgaaacCGGCAACTTCAACAGGCGGGATGATGGGCACGGGAACCGCAAGGCGCGTGCCGAGCCAAGGAGACTCGAAtgaagaaggaaacgcggTTCGCAAAGAACCTGAAGCGCCTCTCCACGCAGGAAGCTTTTCAGTCCTGCAATGGTACAGACATGCTCACGAGCGTTTACAATTGGCCTGCAAGCAAGCCCCTGCTGTCTCGCCAGATGCAAATCCCTTACGCAAATTTGAGAGCTTCCGTGAAGTGGAAAAGCGCTTTGTTGAAATTTTGATCAATGTTAAAAATGACGCCCAGCGCTAAGTGCACATCGCCCTCGATGCCGCCCTTccacgcggccgcgtcgcggaAAAGCGAAATCACGTGCTTCTTCAACTCTTCAAAGTCCTCTGGAACCGGGCGCTGAAACGCGAAACAAAGCGAAAACGAATACCCACGCGGTGCAAGGCACGCGAGCTTGTCAGCAAGCACACacatacttatatatatttatatatgtgtacacATGTAGAAAAGTCGCGTGTCTCGCCTGGGAACCTGAGGGGCTTCTACAGGTATGAGTATTTGATAGGCAGTCAAGAATGCAACGCACGCAAAAATTAATCTAAactatatatagatagatgcGTGTGCAGGCAGGGTGATTTCGGTTCCCCAGATTTCGCTTCAACTGCAGAAGGCCGCCGTCACACGAAGCGCGGCTCACAAGAAACACTCGAAAGCCACTTCTGCATGCATATCAAACAAGGAGAGACAACATATCTAAACGCTTGAAGACGCTtatgtaactccgcttcatatcgtacctgaatggtactttttagcatattatgcggtgttaaaagtaatcccatccaaaaccggtaAGACGCAGATAAATGCATATATAAGTATTGAATGGCAGGTGAGAGCTTTCTGCCTCGGTCGATgtatcctccgtacaaagcaggcattaagaacataaagatcatagctaggccatgtatcgttattatcacataGGTGGACAGGAGACGCGAGATGTCGCGAAAACTTCGTTTCTCTACTCGAACTGCG contains:
- a CDS encoding zinc finger protein 36 family 3 protein (encoded by transcript BESB_009670), which encodes MSLPENASAAVDAEKEMQPSEVAADQGAGAHEVSAAPEVFAAPEVSATPEVSATPEVSATPEVSATPEVSAAPEVSAAPEVSATPEVSATPEVSAAPEVSAAPEVSATPEVSATPEVSAGPEISATPEVSATPEVSATPEVSATPEVSAGPEIYSTPEVSAAPEVSAGPEISATPEVSATPEVSATPGVSAGPEISATPEVSATPEVSAAPEVSAGPEVSAGPEVSAGSEVSAASEVSAAPEVSASAEVSAACKVSAASGATLTSPSMKPAQASMPAGDPATPSAAAASRASPQRRSAPTSPASGPKRVMPTLIGLGRQEPPLLEGGTNAMPSEAPLEEQAGAEDEKASSDAANQAATAAAQDIADAVRPWRRTELPDGWCGSGRTVLLPTSTPVPADTWRYAGPDCKVVMTRVRRYPLAEAPLREQLNVARERGGLIGAVKAAAAGEGHCAVRTEDFCGWAEQTICGCEPAQEYPVVEIRTSDVSSLPQSIPAPLPRTGQIADTQSLHSSRSSLSLVAGEVAALEPRFSVSLSLKAGSEARGEQASRDSASSERLAKSELERLSSAGDAGSQETVPEPEPAAEAEVA